In Betta splendens chromosome 1, fBetSpl5.4, whole genome shotgun sequence, the genomic stretch TTAGAGCCACCAGCGATTTGTGAGGACTTTATACGATAAAAACCTAAACATTTATAGATGTTTATAATACTATGAAATCTCAGAACGGAACCAACAGTGTCTGAGGCTGAGTCGTGTTCATTTGATCTCGTCACCATCTGAACCAACAGGTTCCACTCAATTTCGAGATTTTTCTGCTAACCAACGCcctgtgttctgttttgtgAAACTTTGCTCTCACAGTATACTGGAATAAACTATGATGTTATACAAAGAAAAATAACAGGCAATGCGATGCAGTCAGACAAGTTTGCCTGGAATGAGCTCTGTATCAGTGTACTTgttaatttatcatttattattattgaaaaaAATACTCCTTTACATTTGGTTGCATCTAAACATTCTTTATATTATGTATTTACACTAGTCTGTCCCTTGAAAAACCATGAGAAAGACATTAAGCATAGAAGTCTCATGACAACACATAAACATTGAAATCCTTAAACATTTGAATtcttaaaaaaatctaattattgTAAACTGTCGTTTACAAGGACAACTGATCATTAAGCTTGGATCCCTAAACTGTAAATAATTATCATTTTGCATTTACTACCATCAGAATAAAATGAATGggtttttttatacatttaacatgcttgttttctttttgtgtctttgtggtcTTTGTGCAGCACAACTAAGAAAAGAGAAGACTACCTTGAATGGCCAGAGTACTTTATGGCTGTTGCCTTTCTGTCGGCTCAGAGAAGCAAAGACCCAAGTTCACAGGTGGGTTTGCATGAACACTGAACACATCAAAGTTTGAAATCTGACAATTATTTCTAGGCTTTGCTGTAATAGTCCAACTTGTGGCCGTATTGTTTACATTCATCAGATTGTGGTCAGCATCATTTGACAAAACTCACACCAATACCTTGGTGCACATTCACTGCTGCACAGCAAAGGTGTCCAAGGCTCCAGCGTTCGTTCAGCCATGAGCTATACATGGATGAAGCAACACGAACACACAAGTCAATACATGCTTATGGACACATTATCTGAACGCTAAAATAGCCTAACATACAAGTAAATGTATGTTGCATGTAAGTAGTAAAAGTAAACGTACAAACACTCAAATCAAGACACATTAAAGGCTGTCTGACATACTATGGAAGCAGTAGACTAAAGCCTGGATTCTGGATTCATAACATactctcctgctgcaggtcgGTGCGTGTATAGTGAACCAGGAGAATAAAATCGTGGGTATTGGCTACAACGGCATGCCCAACGGCTGTGATGACAATCTGCTGCCGTGGTCCCGGTCAGCTGACGATCGACTTGACACCAAATACCCTTATGGTGAGAGCCTATGCACATGCACTCTTCTAGTTTAAAGCAAACTCGTGGCATTGAAGTTGACCAAGACTTTTAAATTTGTTTGAagaatacttttttttattgttacttCTTAATTAATGACAAATTCTTgactttggcttttttttaactaaCTAATTTTATGATTTCAAGCATAAGACTTTAGTGAATTCACCTTCACAATAATATAGttgttgttttcaaaataagataAATATTACAATTTAAAGCATGAGACTAAAGCAAGTCgaattattattaagtaatAATTAGTAAAAAATGGTGAAAAATGGTGTCACAGAGAGCTGGACGATTTAGCTTTTTGCTCGAGCATGCACAGGTTTCATACATGAAGTAAAAGAACTACCTGATGAGTCTTGCTTTGACTGAGCATTGTGCCTACAGTGTGCCACGCAGAGCTGAACGCCATCATGAACAAGAACAGTGCAGATGTGAAAGGCTGCATCATGTATGTGGCCCTGTTTCCCTGCAACGAATGCGCCAAGCTCATCATccaggcaggtgtgtgtttactgtgacaCGTTTACTCTTAAGGGTTTAATATTTATGGTATTTtataaacatacatttaaacaATAATTACTCATAGTACGGATTTCAAGTTGGAGAGTTTTAAAGTTGGAAGATTTTTGTTTATTCTATttaatatacatatacatattttcTGCTTATTTAAAAAAGGTCACCAGAGGAGTGCTTTTCATTGAGGAGGCATGTGGCAGACTTGGGTTATATGTatgaccactagatggcaacGTCCACCATCTGAATCGCCTCTTTGTTTTAACTGCTCTCATGAAGGTCAAAACTTTGCACTTCCCTCTTATATTCTTTTTTCATAATTCTCTATCTGTTCAGGTATTAAGGAAGTAGTTTATCTTTCTGACAAGTACCATAACTCACCAGAGATGACAGCTTCCAGACGACTTCTCGACATGGCCGGAATACAGTGCAGGTGGGTTtacatttgtcttgtttttttcttgtgtagTACTTTGTCGAATGAGTcagcgtcttttttttttttttaaatactagAACTAGAAATCCTGATGTGGCTAATGCTAGGATGTTTAAACTCAAGACTCATTTCCAATAATTAGGAATGACAACGCAAGTTTTTCATTgagttttttttgtatttattgttgtcaTTATCAGTGTattccattttttttaatcagtgtATTTCTGACTGTGTTTGCACTGTTCTTTGACAGACAATTCAATCCCAAGAGGACTGAGATTGTCATTGATTTTAATTCCATTAACCACTGTGGAAAACCGATCAAGTAAAAATGGAGAAGCTCATCATGGACCTGCTAAATGGGGGATGCTTAATTCAGGGGGTATATCAAGTAAAGTTTGTTTCAACATGTTtcttatttaaaaaacatgtttcttaCTTACATGCAATAGCTTTATAAATGACCTGTGCCAATATGGTCTCCCTCAGAAGATCTCTCCCAGCTGGAAATTGGGAGGATAAATCCTGTGTTACTCACCTTTCTGTGACAACTGCTGCCCAGTTAAGAATTTTCCTTCCTTGTTTCAACCAGGCCAAGTCTGAATCAGGTACCATTCAAGGATTGTAAGAAAATGTTACCTTGAGAGTCAAACAGTAAAAGAATAtagcaaacaaaaaaacttctATAGTTTAAAGAATTTTAATTGTTTACTGTAGAAACACTGTACATAAATTATTTTCTCTGAGACTAATATTGATGTACAGACAAGTGGAATTTCTCAGCGTTGAAAATAAAGCAGATCAGGCAGTCAGCTTGTCTCTGACTGGTAGCTAAAGATGATATTTCTCATGTTAAGTTCATGTCCTTCCTTTAAAAcctttccacacacacaaataaaactcTTCTACAAGAGTACAAGTCACaatctgtaaaaaaacatcCATATCAACTGTTGATCTATTACTGTTACTCCTTTTAAGAAGAAACAAGCAAAAAGCAAGGAGAGAAGCAACATATAGTTACTACTCTGACTCCCCCATATGTTTCTACTGCAAGCAATACAAGACCGACTGGTAAAAGCACAAGATGTTTGCATCTGGAGGCTGAGTCACATTATGAAGGACTCCTGGTCTGAACCACTGCTGCTAGATTCACTTGGCCTAACATGAGTACGTTCACATGATATCTGACAGCCATGGCACAAAGTCCTGCTTCCTGGTTGCAGTCTGAAGTCGTATGAGTTTATAGTCCGTTCAAATGCAGAGTATGACATGACGTGAGGCTGCAAGAACACAATTAAAGTCAACTAATCCCAAATGCAACTCAGACTTCATGATCCattctggtggtggtggtaatagtagtaatagtggTATACTGTAGGTTATAGTAtgtaaacactttttttttttttttttaaagctttttgtcTGAAGCAAATgcaattttatatataaaaacaaacacacaaaaacaatccaAACACAAAATAAGGTTTTACTCCATACAAATTGCAGTTCTTTGACATCTGTCTCTGTAGAGAGTCCATAAAGGTTCAAGTCAATGTCTTCAGCCGTAGAAACAACAGACTTGACTTAGGTTTAAAATGTAGGAGTTAAAAGCGGACTGTTCGAGATCCATTAGTTCTGTTGATAGCTGAAAGTCCAGATTGAGGGAACCCAGTATGTTAAAGTAGAGTGGGCAGATCACAAGtccttaaaaaaaaatttcTGCTGTTAGTCCATCGTCTGTCCTCAACATGGACAGACTGATAGGTGACCAGTCCTGCCCAGGGATAACCTGAAGGGGGAGGGGCTGTTTGACAGCAGACAGTAAGGGGAGTGGAGGAAAGCCAAGCTAAGGCTTAACACGCTTCAAAAAATCCAATGGAACTGTCAGAATGTTTTGGGTTAAAGTGACAGTTGTGACAATGTTTCAGTCAAATCCCAATTAAAACAAATGGACTCTTCAATGGAGTGATCGGAACATCTAGACTGTCCAGACTGTGAACCTTGTGCTAATACTTAGTTATTTGACCTACTGGGTTCATGCTGTGTTACCTCTTTCCTATCTCACTCTGCCGTAGAAACTGTATGTTGTTAGCGCTGTCTGCCAGTTCTGGGTACTGCTCTATGGACAGGACGTAGTAGCCATCGTAGCCCAGCACCTTACCGCTGCTCAGCAGCTGTCTCTTCTCCCCCTCGGTCCACAGCCGAACTCCCTCCTCCCCGTCTCTGACGCGCTGCTGCTCCCGCGCCCAGGCGTTCGACAGCGCCCTCTGTCTGGCGTGTTCCAGGATTCTTGCCTTCTCTTCGTCCAACGTCGTGCCGTAGCGCACGTGGAGTGCCAGGGCGCCGTACTGCAGCTCCACATCAGCAAAGCGCCGCGTTCTCCCATTCATTACAGTTGTAGACTGGGATACGGTGACGTTGACGCCATTCTCCAGTGATTTCCTGCCAGAGGTCAGCCGCAGCGCGCTGAGGTCGTTTTCAGGCAAGCTGGTCTTAATGAAGTAGTGAGTGTCCCGTCCCTCCACTGTGAAATGCAGGTCTTCGAGGTAAAAGGCATTGTTTAGGACGGCAGCTACTTTGATGCAGTCCTCATTGGCGATGTTGAGGGCATTGGTGACCACACGGCCTTGTATCACAGCGAACATCACACCTTTGCCGATCAGAGACTTCACAGTGGCGAACCACAGCCAGGGCTTGTCCTGGTCTGAATGATGCCGGCTGAGCTGGATTTCTGGCATGCGTTCGAAGGACAGGAAGGCCCGAGACTGACGGGTCACCTCCTGCTGGACGCCTGAGATGGcctgtgtgagagagaagaCTGCCATCAAAAATCATTACAAAACCAACGACAAtacttgtacatacagtacagtcagctctgcctcctgtgtggAAAACACTACCACTGATTCACAAAACTAAAAGTTTTTGAGATTCAGTCCATATGTGCAGTTGCattaattattgaattattgaGTGGGCTAAAAAAGAGCTGTATAAAAGGACGATGACACTAAATGACTTTTGTCTTCCGGTTATTCAGCAATTATAAAATAATTCAGATGCATACAGGCAAGTCATCCCACAGCTGGCTCTTCCTCATCTCCAGGGATGGCTGTGTCAGGTCAAAGTTGGGGATGGGGAATCCTGGGATTGCGTTATGCAGATGGAAGCCAAATGTGACCAACCAGATATTAACATCTACGAAGAAAGCAGAGTCATAAAGAGAGGACAATTAATTCAAGTAGTTGCAGAATGGGCTGAACGCACACTGTTTACTAGTTTCTACACATTGCTCTGTAGTTGATAATGGCTCAAGCTGAATTTTGTAAGACTGAAAACCTCACGTAGTTGCCAAATCAAAGATGGTGGATAGCCTTCActtacacacactcaaactATACAGAGTAAATCTTAAAAAGCACCTGAAATGCacgctttttaaaaaaaaacctcctgCTTAAGTTTTACATCCATCTGTTCACTCCTCTTGatgtggagaagcagcagctctgctccaagGCTGGGTCACAGGCACAGCAGTTTCCTCTCCCAAGACACTTCCAGGTGGTtgccaaggcgttcccaggccagctaggagacacagtccctccagCATGTCCTGGGTCGTCCTCTGGGCCTCTTCCCAGTGGGACAAGCCTGAACACCTCCTGAGAGaagcgtccaggaggcatctgttTCAGATACTGGCTACTGTACAGCCCTTTCCTAATAAGAGAAACAACCTCCCTAGTTTTCTACGTCCTCCATGCAATGTTGCAGAAGTTAGGCCAGAGACCTGAGGTACTCAATgaatctcatctctctctctccagcctcgGTTAGCTTGACGGCATCCCTTACTTCTAATGTCCATCATTGGGTTCAGGGCTTGCAGccacgacaggcaccagagacctTGGGGAGAAAACTGAGCAGCTGTATCAACAACAGAGGTGGAGATCACGGTCCAATCAGACTTAACCTCTCTGATCTCTGTCGGAATCTGTTCTGCAGGAGGTTGAAGCCAGATGTTGTCAGCAGACCCTCAGAATACATTTGGTCCTGTCTGGTCTGACTGACATACCCTCTCTGCCAGAGGAGCCATATCAGGTGGTGCTCTGATGAAAGTTCATCCTCACTCTTTAGTGTCCAAGACATACGACAGATGACAGTACTAGAAAAGTCAATCACAGATCTCTGGCCATGTGTACTGATAGACACTCTTGTGtttgaacatggtgtttgtaATAGACAAACAGTGAcaagcacagaagtccaataacagaTCAACACTCGGGGTCTTCCTACAGCATTTAGTGTTTGTGTTACCTGTGACGTATTCTTTGACCTGATGAATCTTGCTGATGGGGTTGTTGCTACGGAACATGTAAAGGTTGAAAGGTTGTGGGTCTTTCCCAACACGTGTCCATGTGCTGATATCTGGAGTGGTCCACCTTTAtagcagaaaatgaaaatgaaagtcTGAGACAGCAAGCGTAGTGGATACAGAAGCCTTGGCTGAAAGTAATAGACTGCATACCTGCCAGCAGGAATGTCGTAATCTCTGTCTCCAAAATGTAACAGCTTTGTCAGTGGGTCGTACAGCCCTCCATGGAAACCAATGACTAGTACAAAGTCTGGATTAGAATCATAGTAAACTTCACCATATGCTGTGTACTGCACCTAAAGATATAAGataaagacataaaagtcaTCTGTCAATCCTTAAACAGGTatagaaacaaataaattacatttccaTACATACCTGTTTAAGCAAAAGTCCATTGTTGCTGAAGACAGCCAGTGGGGTCCCAGTGTTATCACAAGCTATATAGAATTCCTCTCCACTGCTGATCTCCATAGCAAACACATGGCCCTGTGTATCAGTAAACACAGAATGAATAAAATTACAATGCAATACAATGCTTTCTGCATCCTTATCACAACATGACTACTGCAAAGAAAACCAGCCCATCCTCTCTGATGGTTTCCCTGTGGTCAGTGGAGGAACTGCTCTATGCAGACAGCATGAATGAAGTGAGAAGGAAATCCAAAAGTGCTACATGAACAGTAAGTGTAAGTGAGAACTCTCAGCTACACTTCCCCAAAATTCAGGCTGTCACTTAAGGAGCCAAATCATTTCAACcatgaaaacagacaaacaaaaaactaaGATTTGAAGCTGAAAGTTAGAATAATTAAgttgcaacaaaaacaaaaatgcaataaaaccaTGAAGGAGTGAATTAAAAGTctcttattttaaatatgaatatgacACATAATCATACAAAAGTATGATATGCTAGAATAAACAATGCTACCTGCAGATCATAGTAGAATGACGTGATCTCAGAGCTGGAGTGGTTGTAGACGTGGGTGATTCTGGTTGGATAGTTCAGATCAGCGTAGAAAAACTGCAGGTGTTGGCCTAGGTTGTTTCTGGATGCCACGCGGCGACCCAGGCCGTCGTAACGATACTGGATGGTCCAGCTTGCTGCTTTACTGTAGACACGAACCAGAAGACCTGAATGGCAGATGACAAGCAGAATGAAATGCTGTACATTTGTCCCTGGTGCCGTGCTGACAACTGATTCAGGGTTCATTCTTTCtgcagaaacagagaaaagtACATCTAGTTctactgtttattttttttaccagtgCCTCCTGTTATCGCGGTGCTTCTGATCCATGTGTCAGACAAGTCATCTGTAAACTACATCAAACGTCTTTATTTATAACACTAGTCATTAAATTCTTCACAGCTCATTGTCTGTCAGAATCCAAGCTTTTTGCGACAGTGgttaaaagcaaatgaaaagtaAAGTTTATCCTGTTGGTGAATACATTAATAGATGACAGATCAACTTGTAATTTTGTTTGGTCTTAATGCACCTTTACAGATATGTTGCTCCAACACATGACTCATTCTCACCTTTGGAGTTGTACTCAAAGATCTcggctcctctctgcctcaggAATCCATCCTCATCCAGTCTGTACTGAACATCACCCAGACGAGTGATCCTGTCCCTCAGGTCATAGCGCAGGGGGGTTAGACGCCCACTGTTCCCAGGGTTTAGCAAATGTAAGTTACCATTCAGATCATAATTGTAcctgaaaaaaacattaaactaTTAGAGAAGTTGTTGATAAAAACCTTCTGGGTCAACTGATCATAATCATAATATTTAGATTCCAGATATAGTATTTCTGATCTGTTGGCTACTAAAGGACAGATCAGGATTACTGACACATAATATGCGATCGCATATTATTATGTGTCAGTTTAATGCGGTCACTACCTCCACATAATCTTCTCATTGAGGGAGACCGTCTGCAGCTGTCCATCAACGTCATATTCATAATCATATTTGGTTGTGTTGGCAAATGGTCCGATCTTGATTTCACGCTTGGTGACTCTGCCTATGTTGTCGTATTGGATGGTGATCCAGTACATCAGTGATCTGAAGATCTCATACTGGATCTCCTTGATGCGGCCATGTTGATCAAAGTGTTTGGTGTAGGTCATCACAGCTGTGGAGATGATCTGAGGCAGGGGAAGACAAGTTGAGAAATTCAACAGTCGTCTTACACCATGTTGCTGATGAGACTGGACATGACTGACTAAGCAGAACAGGACATAACTAATAAAGTAaaactgatctgatctgatgaaTTGGCTTTAGAATATTGTGTCTTAATGGCTGCTGATGTTAGATAAGAAATGTTGATGATTGAATTGCGTCTCTAAGTTGTAGTCCACAATAGCGAGGTGGAAATTGTGCTGATACTGTATGATGTTTATGTCACAAACCCTTAATACAGTACAATGACGAGGCAACAGATTCTATTCCCAACAACCTTTGGAATGAGGATCTACATCTCTTTTATCTATGCACCATTAAATTATTTCATTGCTGTCGACTCCATCTTACCTGGTTTATATCGTAATAGATGACTCCAAACTTCCCAAACTGCTCCACTTTCCCAGATATATCATCAAACTGATAGAGGTCAATCGGTAGCGGAGTCTCGTTGATTACGGCCTGCATGCTGGTAACCCTGAAGCTGTTGTCATAGGTGTAATCAAAGCGAGCGTTCACCATCCCATCCTCGCTGAAGCGGAATATCTGCCGGTCGACCAACGGGCCGATCTGCCGGTAGCGGatggagcaaatgaagcctTCGCTTTGCAGGTTGACCGTCTTCAGCACACCAGCAGTCTCATCGTATGTGAAACTGACCCGCGTTGAGTCATACAAGAGTTCTGCCAGCTTGTTctgatgggaaaagcaaatacaaaaatattaaatataagtAGCCGGTAATATAGAACGTCATGTAAGCAAAGCGATTTAAACGAAGGCTTGAATGGCTTCTAGATGTTCACCTACAGGCACAGCAATTATTAATTATGCACAACAACTCAACAATAACCGggccacaaacataaaacactcagttttgtctttttattatcGATTCATCTTAATTCTGTAAAGACAAAAGGTAAATACCTGTCTGCGATATTTGTAGAGTATACAGCGGCCTGTGCCCAGATAGGCAACTCTGAGAAGCTGggataaaagagaaaaacatcagTGATGGGTGATTCATCACAACCATGATTCTATTAATGTGGTGCTAACTTCACATGAAATGCAGGACTAGCTGGTAAATCTTGACATTTTCTGTAGCCTGGGGGAATTCAGCATGCACTGAATGAAACAAATGGAACGTTCCAGAGCTGATGTGGGGGCAATCATTACCAAAATGATTCTTTCTGAAAATCTTATTTTTCTAATCTGAAGGGGCCTTGTGTTTTCATGATGTTGTTCTCTGTGTTCTCAATTACAGACTCCAACACAGCAAAATGCTCCGCTGTGCAAACTcccagtggtggtggtggtcgtcTGTCAAATGTCCACTAATGAAACACACAACTTTAAAGAGCAGGGAATGTGGGAGcttaaatcagctgcagaaataaATCATCATGTCATAAAGCAACAACACACCTGTCCATCTTCAGAGTA encodes the following:
- the dctd gene encoding deoxycytidylate deaminase, whose product is MDEMQQSKQSDVKGTTKKREDYLEWPEYFMAVAFLSAQRSKDPSSQVGACIVNQENKIVGIGYNGMPNGCDDNLLPWSRSADDRLDTKYPYVCHAELNAIMNKNSADVKGCIMYVALFPCNECAKLIIQAGIKEVVYLSDKYHNSPEMTASRRLLDMAGIQCRQFNPKRTEIVIDFNSINHCGKPIK